A genomic window from Ignavibacteria bacterium includes:
- the mraZ gene encoding division/cell wall cluster transcriptional repressor MraZ has protein sequence MFQGHANTTVDEKGRLIIPAKFRKHILPDANGILNATLGRDNCIWLFPSNEWMKVLETVRSTNPYTDDEVLMRRQMFYYADELTIDSQHRILIPQEMKEITGIKKDVLLIGQLERIELWNPDNYSKYLKGSPDSYEGVMQKVMTKLYSNRNSE, from the coding sequence TTGTTTCAAGGGCACGCAAATACAACCGTTGATGAAAAAGGCAGATTAATTATTCCTGCCAAGTTCCGCAAGCATATTTTGCCGGATGCCAATGGTATTTTGAATGCTACTCTTGGCAGAGATAACTGCATATGGTTATTCCCGTCAAATGAATGGATGAAGGTTCTCGAAACCGTACGATCAACCAATCCATATACAGATGATGAAGTACTTATGAGAAGGCAGATGTTCTATTACGCAGATGAATTGACTATTGATTCACAGCACAGAATTTTGATACCGCAGGAAATGAAGGAAATTACCGGTATCAAAAAAGATGTGCTGCTGATCGGCCAATTAGAACGTATTGAACTTTGGAATCCCGATAATTACAGCAAATACCTGAAGGGAAGCCCTGATTCATACGAAGGCGTTATGCAGAAAGTTATGACTAAGCTTTATTCAAACAGGAATTCCGAATAG
- a CDS encoding UDP-N-acetylmuramoyl-L-alanyl-D-glutamate--2,6-diaminopimelate ligase, giving the protein MKFSKMITQTENEIMNLDESFDFTINKLTADSKNVEQNDIFFAVKGFVTDGNKFIQDAFEKGAKAVITDGEPDIIDSRIHKVKDVRKAMAVMSSAFYGNPSGKMKMIGVTGTNGKTTVTSIINSVLQAAGKKTGLIGTNGNFINKRFIRTEHTTPDSIELNRILSEMAAEDVETVIMEVSSHALQLKRVFGIDFDIAVFTNLTPEHLDFHKDMENYFESKKILFDSLHRIGKKGIKTAAIYNCNDEYGFKIVSNSEAERIAYGFGCGTYTARNIEMNINGMHFEVLVPRNGEDIEKINIYTKLTGRFNVHNILAAVATLKTMGLSYRDIVKYIAEFNAVDGRFNRIKLNNGADAIVDYSHTPDSLQKAISAIREILDESGSKGKIITVFGCGGNRDRIKRPEMGKIAASGSNEVIITSDNPRDEDPMQIIEEIKAGISSDNYSVEKDREAAIKKAIEISSKGDVILIAGKGHETYQEIKGIKYHLSDREIAEKYGK; this is encoded by the coding sequence ATGAAGTTCAGCAAAATGATAACACAGACAGAAAATGAAATAATGAATTTAGATGAAAGCTTTGATTTTACTATCAATAAGCTTACAGCGGATTCAAAGAATGTTGAGCAGAATGACATTTTCTTTGCTGTGAAAGGATTTGTAACGGACGGAAATAAATTCATACAGGATGCCTTTGAAAAAGGGGCGAAAGCTGTAATAACAGACGGAGAACCGGATATTATTGACAGCCGCATACATAAAGTGAAGGATGTGCGCAAAGCTATGGCGGTTATGAGCAGCGCATTTTATGGTAATCCTTCAGGCAAAATGAAAATGATAGGCGTAACCGGAACGAACGGAAAAACTACAGTTACTTCAATAATAAACAGTGTATTGCAGGCAGCAGGAAAAAAGACAGGGCTTATAGGTACGAACGGAAATTTTATCAATAAAAGATTTATAAGAACAGAACATACTACACCTGATTCAATTGAGCTTAACAGGATCTTAAGCGAAATGGCTGCTGAGGATGTAGAAACTGTAATCATGGAAGTTTCATCACATGCATTGCAGCTTAAAAGAGTGTTCGGGATAGATTTTGATATAGCTGTTTTCACTAATCTAACCCCGGAGCACCTGGATTTTCATAAGGATATGGAAAATTACTTTGAATCGAAAAAAATTCTTTTTGATTCATTGCACCGTATAGGGAAAAAAGGAATAAAGACAGCTGCTATTTATAACTGCAATGATGAGTATGGTTTTAAAATAGTTTCAAATTCAGAAGCTGAGAGAATTGCGTATGGTTTTGGCTGCGGAACATATACAGCCAGAAATATTGAAATGAACATCAACGGGATGCATTTTGAAGTATTGGTTCCGCGCAACGGAGAAGATATAGAAAAAATAAATATATATACGAAGTTAACGGGGCGCTTTAATGTTCATAATATTCTTGCAGCAGTAGCGACATTAAAAACAATGGGTTTAAGTTACAGAGATATTGTAAAATATATCGCTGAATTTAATGCAGTTGATGGCAGGTTTAACAGGATCAAACTTAACAACGGCGCTGATGCTATTGTTGATTATTCGCACACACCGGATTCTCTGCAGAAAGCAATTTCAGCAATAAGGGAAATTCTGGATGAAAGCGGTTCAAAAGGAAAAATTATTACGGTTTTTGGCTGCGGCGGCAACAGGGATAGAATCAAACGGCCTGAAATGGGAAAAATTGCAGCCTCGGGCAGCAATGAAGTAATAATTACTTCTGATAATCCGAGAGATGAAGACCCGATGCAGATAATAGAAGAAATAAAAGCAGGTATATCAAGCGATAATTATTCAGTAGAAAAAGACAGGGAAGCAGCAATAAAAAAAGCAATTGAGATAAGCTCAAAAGGTGATGTGATATTAATTGCAGGTAAAGGCCACGAAACATACCAGGAAATAAAAGGGATCAAATATCATTTAAGCGACAGGGAAATAGCGGAAAAATACGGTAAATGA
- a CDS encoding UDP-N-acetylmuramoyl-tripeptide--D-alanyl-D-alanine ligase — MKLQLSDIEGISGIKVVNSEAAAKRFSGVSIDSRKCGKNDLFFAIKGEKFDGHDFLNDVFTRGTKCAVVNEKWYRKNLKNTKRSFKNKCFIVVKDTEIALGEISRVYRNKFVIPVIAVSGSNGKTSTKDFIAEVLSAKYNVLKTVGNLNNQIGVPLTLFRLREEHEIAVIEVGTNHFGEVDKLCRICEPQFGIITNIGKEHLEFLKDIKGAAKAEGELVEYLSEVYGTFFLNNDDRYLRKYRKYKNIKKFSFGFTGRADVTAKVKEFKKFFPVIEINLRGKKIAAQLNNIGYQSSKASLCAAALGSYFEVPVQDIKKRIAGYRIESNRRNQLKSINGVWVIDDTYNSNPDSVKAALENLMAYNTGGSKFIVLADMLELGSAGKKEHFAAGKLVKQMKFDNLLTYGRESILTFKGAKGIKNNFYFDDKQSLLSYLNITLKKGDIVLVKGSRSMKMEDIAENISIIN, encoded by the coding sequence ATGAAACTGCAGTTAAGTGATATTGAAGGAATCAGCGGCATTAAAGTAGTAAATTCTGAAGCAGCAGCAAAAAGATTTTCAGGTGTATCAATTGATTCAAGAAAATGCGGTAAAAATGATCTGTTCTTTGCTATAAAAGGTGAAAAATTTGACGGCCATGACTTTTTAAATGATGTGTTTACAAGAGGAACCAAATGTGCTGTTGTAAATGAAAAATGGTACCGGAAAAATTTAAAAAATACAAAACGTTCTTTTAAAAACAAATGTTTTATAGTTGTAAAAGATACTGAAATTGCGCTTGGTGAAATTTCAAGGGTTTACAGAAATAAGTTCGTTATACCGGTAATTGCAGTCAGCGGAAGTAACGGAAAAACATCAACCAAGGATTTTATCGCAGAAGTACTTTCAGCTAAATACAACGTTTTAAAAACTGTAGGAAACCTTAATAACCAGATTGGTGTGCCGCTGACGCTTTTCAGGCTTAGGGAAGAACACGAAATTGCAGTGATTGAAGTTGGCACGAATCATTTTGGCGAAGTAGATAAGCTGTGCAGGATCTGTGAACCGCAGTTCGGGATCATAACAAATATTGGGAAAGAACACCTTGAATTCCTTAAAGATATTAAAGGCGCAGCAAAAGCAGAAGGTGAGCTGGTTGAATATTTAAGTGAAGTATACGGAACATTTTTCCTGAATAATGACGACAGGTATCTAAGGAAATACAGGAAATATAAAAATATCAAGAAATTCAGCTTTGGGTTCACCGGCAGGGCTGATGTAACAGCTAAGGTAAAAGAATTCAAAAAGTTTTTCCCGGTTATAGAAATAAATTTAAGAGGTAAAAAGATAGCAGCTCAATTAAATAACATAGGTTATCAAAGCAGTAAAGCATCATTATGTGCTGCTGCACTTGGCAGTTATTTCGAAGTCCCGGTTCAAGACATCAAAAAAAGGATAGCCGGTTACAGAATTGAGTCTAACAGGCGCAACCAGCTTAAAAGCATTAACGGGGTTTGGGTCATTGATGATACATATAATTCCAACCCTGATTCCGTTAAAGCTGCGCTTGAAAATCTGATGGCATATAATACAGGAGGAAGCAAATTTATAGTGCTTGCCGATATGCTTGAGCTTGGCAGCGCAGGAAAAAAGGAACACTTTGCTGCAGGAAAGCTTGTTAAGCAAATGAAATTTGATAACCTTCTGACATATGGCAGGGAATCAATTTTAACTTTTAAAGGCGCAAAGGGCATTAAGAATAATTTTTACTTTGATGATAAGCAATCATTGCTTTCATACCTGAATATCACGCTCAAAAAAGGTGATATTGTTCTTGTTAAAGGTTCACGCTCCATGAAAATGGAAGACATTGCTGAAAATATTTCAATTATAAATTAG
- a CDS encoding transpeptidase family protein, producing MRERTNTNIKANTDRRITIFMGVFALLFLIILYKLFNIQVLDASRYQLAAKKQYESKISLKSSRGIIFDRKMNALVSNIIMYSFAADPNMVDNKDSVAAVFAGIFKKDKNYYLDKLNTKNTSFVWLERRIDPGYEAQVKDINFSGVIKLNEPNRIFNYDKLTSQLVGYTNIDNNGLSGIELELNEMLSGKEGYVVMQKDGLGRKRPAVEYPRQEPVDGNNVILTIDMNIQKIVEEELSAGVEINNAAGGKVIVMNVKTGELLAMHSINLEGGSQDKIAEITDLYEPGSTFKIITGAAALEESILSKYDVINTYGGEYMNIKDAHKFASLTFQQVIEQSSNVGTIQVANRLGKEKFYKYARDFGFGITTGLDLPGEMKGRLKKPVEFSPVTLNYMSIGYEVLVTALQMANAYACVANGGMMMKPFIIKKILAPDGTLLKEYKPVEIRNVISKNTAKMLTELFVGVVERGTGKDAYIENIKVAGKTGTSQKMVEGKYSKSKYTSSFIGYFPAENPQIVVAVIMDAPGNGEIYGGKVSAPIFRKISERIINLTGLHEFSAPEYNADVVLTSDNKVDKTPLNLVNFDISDAVKFLNENEMPFEVEGPRKNAIVISQESITDEKGIKKIKLVTAGANDKYTKDNSIKMPDLHGMSVRKCIKIMSTLGVDYKVNGSGKVTVQVPEAGTQLAKNQTVIINCDSPEKF from the coding sequence ATGCGGGAAAGAACAAACACAAATATTAAGGCAAACACAGACAGAAGAATAACGATCTTTATGGGTGTGTTTGCCTTATTATTTTTGATAATCCTGTATAAGCTTTTTAATATCCAGGTGCTTGATGCTTCACGTTACCAGCTTGCGGCAAAAAAACAGTATGAAAGCAAGATCTCGCTTAAATCTTCACGGGGAATTATTTTTGACCGCAAAATGAATGCTCTCGTCTCAAATATTATTATGTATTCATTTGCCGCTGATCCTAACATGGTTGATAATAAGGATTCAGTTGCGGCAGTATTTGCCGGAATATTTAAAAAGGATAAGAACTATTACCTCGATAAGCTGAATACAAAAAATACTTCCTTTGTATGGCTTGAAAGAAGAATTGACCCGGGATACGAAGCGCAGGTTAAAGATATAAATTTTTCAGGTGTCATAAAGCTTAATGAGCCTAACAGGATATTTAATTATGATAAGCTGACTTCACAGCTGGTAGGCTATACAAATATAGATAACAACGGTCTGAGCGGTATAGAGCTTGAGCTCAATGAAATGCTCTCCGGAAAAGAAGGTTATGTTGTAATGCAGAAAGACGGCCTGGGAAGAAAACGTCCCGCAGTTGAATATCCCCGGCAGGAGCCTGTTGACGGCAATAACGTAATACTAACTATCGATATGAACATTCAGAAGATAGTGGAAGAAGAGCTTTCAGCAGGTGTTGAGATCAACAATGCCGCAGGCGGTAAAGTTATTGTTATGAATGTCAAGACAGGTGAGCTTCTTGCAATGCATTCAATAAATCTAGAAGGAGGCAGCCAGGATAAAATAGCAGAAATAACTGATCTGTATGAACCCGGCTCAACTTTCAAAATTATTACCGGCGCAGCTGCGCTTGAAGAAAGTATACTCAGTAAATATGATGTTATAAACACTTACGGCGGCGAATATATGAACATAAAAGACGCTCATAAATTCGCCAGCTTAACCTTCCAGCAGGTAATTGAGCAATCAAGCAACGTTGGAACAATACAGGTAGCTAACAGGCTTGGAAAAGAAAAATTTTATAAATATGCCAGGGATTTTGGTTTCGGGATCACAACAGGACTTGACCTTCCGGGAGAAATGAAGGGCAGGCTGAAAAAGCCTGTGGAATTTTCACCTGTTACACTGAACTACATGTCAATCGGCTACGAAGTGCTGGTTACAGCACTGCAGATGGCTAATGCTTATGCATGTGTTGCTAACGGCGGAATGATGATGAAACCTTTTATTATAAAAAAGATCCTGGCTCCGGACGGTACATTGTTAAAAGAGTATAAGCCTGTTGAAATAAGAAATGTGATCTCGAAGAACACAGCCAAAATGCTTACAGAATTATTTGTCGGCGTTGTTGAAAGAGGAACTGGCAAGGATGCGTATATTGAAAATATTAAAGTAGCAGGTAAAACCGGTACATCACAGAAAATGGTTGAAGGTAAATATTCTAAAAGTAAATACACTTCATCTTTTATCGGCTACTTTCCCGCTGAAAATCCGCAGATAGTAGTTGCGGTAATTATGGACGCTCCGGGTAACGGTGAAATTTACGGCGGAAAAGTCTCTGCGCCTATCTTCAGAAAAATTTCTGAAAGAATCATCAACTTAACGGGGCTTCATGAATTTTCAGCCCCGGAATATAACGCAGATGTTGTATTAACAAGTGATAACAAGGTTGATAAAACCCCGTTAAACCTGGTTAATTTTGATATCAGCGATGCAGTAAAATTCCTGAATGAAAATGAAATGCCTTTCGAAGTTGAAGGACCTAGAAAGAATGCTATTGTTATATCACAGGAATCAATAACTGACGAAAAAGGGATAAAAAAGATAAAGCTTGTTACTGCAGGGGCAAATGATAAATATACAAAAGATAACAGTATTAAGATGCCTGACCTTCACGGAATGAGTGTGAGGAAATGTATAAAGATCATGTCAACATTAGGGGTTGATTATAAAGTGAACGGTTCAGGCAAAGTTACAGTACAGGTGCCTGAAGCAGGAACGCAGCTTGCGAAGAACCAAACAGTTATTATAAACTGTGATTCACCGGAAAAATTCTGA
- the rsmH gene encoding 16S rRNA (cytosine(1402)-N(4))-methyltransferase RsmH has translation MYLLGNTGGNKDVNRVYVDCTLGGGGYTKKILEATSEETKVLAVDRDVYAIEHTKNVLSEYGSRVIYSQNNFGDIKKIVAEAGLEKIDGIVMDLGLSSYQLNYEDGFSYQKDTKLDMRADKDQQLTAADVLNTYTAAELAEILYKYGEMRYNRQIAAEIAEKRSESKFETTFQLVELLRQKVPQRFLNSDLSRMFQAIRIEVNNELENLERVLNDSVELLNNGSRIVAVSYHSLEDRIVKNAFRGNEMLNVLTKKPVEASEEEIASNIRSRSAKLRAAEKSSGFKKSKNKYRL, from the coding sequence ATGTATCTGCTGGGTAATACCGGCGGAAACAAAGATGTAAACAGGGTTTATGTTGACTGCACACTTGGAGGCGGCGGTTACACCAAAAAAATATTAGAAGCTACATCAGAAGAAACAAAGGTTTTAGCTGTAGATAGAGATGTTTATGCTATTGAGCACACTAAAAATGTTCTTTCAGAATACGGCAGCCGTGTAATTTATTCCCAAAACAACTTTGGCGATATTAAAAAGATAGTTGCAGAAGCCGGATTGGAAAAAATAGACGGTATTGTTATGGACCTGGGGCTTTCATCTTACCAGCTGAATTATGAAGACGGTTTCAGTTACCAGAAAGATACAAAGCTGGATATGAGGGCAGACAAAGACCAGCAGCTTACAGCCGCTGATGTTCTGAACACATATACTGCAGCAGAGCTGGCAGAAATACTGTATAAATACGGTGAAATGCGTTATAACAGGCAAATAGCGGCAGAAATAGCAGAAAAGAGAAGTGAAAGTAAGTTTGAAACAACTTTCCAGCTTGTTGAACTTTTGAGGCAAAAGGTGCCGCAGAGATTTTTGAACAGTGATCTTTCCAGGATGTTCCAGGCAATAAGGATAGAAGTTAATAATGAGCTGGAAAATCTTGAGCGAGTTTTAAATGATTCAGTTGAACTGTTAAATAACGGATCCAGAATTGTAGCTGTATCTTATCACTCACTTGAAGACAGGATTGTTAAAAACGCTTTTCGCGGCAATGAAATGCTGAATGTTCTGACCAAAAAACCTGTTGAAGCCTCAGAAGAAGAAATTGCTTCTAATATCAGGTCAAGAAGCGCCAAGCTAAGAGCTGCAGAAAAAAGTTCAGGATTTAAGAAAAGCAAAAATAAATACAGGTTGTAA
- a CDS encoding UDP-N-acetylmuramoyl-L-alanine--D-glutamate ligase: MEKAKKVTIVGAARSGIAAAKLLKKKGFEVFLSDAGDISGIDHEILENIRNYGIEHEFGAHSDKVYDADVVVVSPGVPQNSKVIQNSLEKGIEVVSEIEAASWYCKGKVIAITGTNGKTTTTTLIGEIFKDAGYKTFVCGNIGIAFSDIVEQTDESSIVVLETSSFQLDNIRKFKPFIAIMLNVTPDHLDRYESFEKYLESKMRIAENQNESDYFVFNYDDELVRNSSKSVHSNRTAFSLTDAVKKETQEGAYLNNLDLVYYYYMGEENVIDTQKLIIKGEHNVYNAMASVISAKIFGIEKEYIKKTLENFKGVEHRLEYVKELDGVKYYNDSKATNVNSVWYALKGFNEPLVLILGGKDKGNDYSQIEKEVKQHVKHIIAIGDSKQKVYDYFKDILPVTMAADMEDAVIKARQNAISNDVVLLSPACASFDMFDNYEHRGRVFKDIVNSLK, from the coding sequence CTGGAAAAAGCAAAAAAAGTAACTATTGTTGGGGCAGCCAGAAGCGGTATTGCAGCAGCAAAGCTGCTTAAGAAAAAAGGCTTTGAGGTTTTCTTAAGCGATGCCGGTGACATTTCCGGGATAGATCATGAGATCCTAGAAAATATCAGGAATTACGGAATTGAACATGAGTTCGGAGCTCATTCCGATAAAGTATATGATGCAGATGTAGTTGTTGTAAGCCCGGGAGTTCCGCAGAACTCAAAAGTAATACAGAACTCACTTGAAAAGGGAATTGAAGTAGTAAGTGAAATTGAAGCCGCATCATGGTATTGTAAAGGTAAGGTAATTGCCATAACCGGAACCAACGGCAAAACTACTACTACAACACTGATAGGTGAAATATTCAAAGATGCGGGTTATAAAACCTTTGTATGCGGAAACATCGGGATTGCGTTTTCTGATATTGTAGAGCAGACAGATGAAAGCTCAATAGTAGTGCTTGAAACAAGCAGCTTTCAGCTAGATAATATCAGGAAATTCAAGCCGTTCATAGCAATAATGCTTAACGTAACACCTGATCATTTAGACAGATATGAATCTTTTGAAAAATACCTGGAATCAAAAATGAGAATAGCAGAAAACCAGAACGAAAGCGATTATTTTGTTTTTAATTATGATGATGAGCTGGTCCGTAATTCTTCAAAGAGCGTACACTCCAACAGAACTGCATTCAGCTTAACTGATGCGGTTAAAAAAGAAACACAGGAAGGCGCTTATCTGAACAATCTGGACCTGGTTTATTATTATTATATGGGCGAAGAAAATGTGATAGATACTCAGAAGCTTATTATAAAGGGCGAGCATAATGTTTATAATGCAATGGCTTCGGTTATATCAGCAAAAATTTTCGGTATAGAAAAAGAATACATAAAAAAAACGCTCGAGAACTTTAAAGGTGTTGAGCACAGGCTTGAATACGTAAAAGAGCTTGATGGCGTAAAATATTATAATGATTCAAAAGCAACAAACGTAAATTCTGTCTGGTATGCATTAAAAGGATTCAATGAGCCTCTTGTACTTATACTCGGAGGTAAGGATAAAGGAAACGATTACAGCCAGATAGAAAAAGAAGTAAAACAGCATGTAAAGCATATTATTGCAATTGGAGATTCAAAACAGAAAGTTTACGATTATTTCAAAGATATACTGCCGGTAACTATGGCTGCTGATATGGAAGATGCTGTAATAAAAGCCCGGCAAAATGCAATTTCCAATGACGTAGTGCTGCTTTCCCCGGCATGTGCAAGCTTCGATATGTTCGATAATTACGAACACAGGGGCAGGGTTTTTAAAGATATTGTAAATTCATTAAAGTAA
- a CDS encoding cell division protein FtsW: MEHRINKIDLWILIPILALITFSLGVVYSASSSWSAKMSGGDSAMLFRNHLMRAGIGIFLIFMVSRISYLNLIKFRKYLMGAAVILLLYLLFAGVETTKGAARWIYIGGFSFQPADFVKYALLINISYLLAKKKDYINNLYYGYLPVLGYVLLVVALIALQPNFSTASVIFISSLMLFWVGKVKMKHMAITVLSMLPAAILFILSKPYILNRIFSYQEHTTGGNTSYQLSQAIIGFGNGGFLGVGPGNSTQRDLFLPQSYDDFVFSIVGEEYGFWGVSIVIILFAIFVFRGLKLSKSLPDDFGRYLAFGITIIIGMNAVINMMVATGIIPTTGQTLPFISYGGTSIIFNSIAVGILLNISTYRTQPKGALLRETLAMAGNNND, encoded by the coding sequence TTGGAACACAGAATAAATAAAATAGACCTGTGGATACTCATCCCGATACTGGCGCTGATAACTTTCAGCCTCGGGGTGGTATACAGCGCTTCATCAAGCTGGTCAGCTAAAATGAGCGGGGGAGACAGCGCCATGCTTTTCCGCAATCATTTAATGAGAGCCGGAATTGGTATATTTTTAATTTTCATGGTTTCAAGGATTAGCTATCTGAACCTGATCAAATTCAGGAAATATTTAATGGGTGCAGCAGTAATTCTGCTTCTGTACCTGCTTTTTGCAGGTGTTGAAACTACTAAAGGTGCAGCCAGGTGGATATATATTGGCGGCTTCAGCTTCCAGCCTGCTGATTTTGTTAAGTATGCTCTTTTAATAAATATTTCATACCTTCTTGCAAAGAAAAAAGATTATATAAACAATCTTTATTACGGTTATCTTCCGGTGCTGGGGTATGTACTGCTTGTTGTTGCGTTGATAGCCTTGCAGCCGAATTTTTCAACAGCCAGCGTGATATTCATTTCAAGCTTAATGCTTTTCTGGGTAGGCAAGGTTAAAATGAAACATATGGCTATTACGGTACTTTCAATGCTGCCTGCTGCAATATTATTTATTTTATCCAAGCCGTATATACTTAACAGAATATTTTCTTACCAGGAACATACAACTGGCGGCAATACAAGCTACCAGCTTTCACAGGCAATTATTGGTTTCGGTAACGGCGGGTTCCTTGGCGTTGGACCCGGTAATTCAACACAGCGGGATCTTTTCCTTCCGCAATCTTACGATGATTTTGTATTTTCTATAGTAGGCGAAGAGTATGGTTTCTGGGGAGTTTCGATAGTAATAATCCTGTTTGCGATATTTGTTTTCAGGGGCTTAAAGCTTTCAAAATCTTTGCCCGATGATTTCGGAAGATACCTGGCATTCGGAATTACAATTATAATTGGTATGAATGCCGTAATAAATATGATGGTAGCTACAGGAATAATTCCCACGACAGGACAAACTCTGCCATTTATAAGTTACGGCGGTACTTCAATAATTTTTAATTCAATAGCGGTGGGAATACTGCTGAATATTTCAACTTACCGCACACAGCCCAAGGGGGCTTTGCTGCGTGAAACGCTGGCAATGGCAGGAAATAATAATGATTAA
- a CDS encoding phospho-N-acetylmuramoyl-pentapeptide-transferase, translating to MLYYLAEYINKTFNPPGFDVFRFLTWRSALSAITAMIICFWIGPKILKILKKKHVGEEIRHDGPQTHFSKAGTPTMGGVIVLLAILVPVILWADLKNTYILLILLATIWMGLVGFIDDYLKVFKKMKKGLVARYKLMNQIGLGIVVACLIYFLPEFDKINSVTTIPFIKQIEFDFSYFYIPLMVFIITATSNAVNLTDGLDGLAIGTVGIAGLAIGLIAYLSGNEIFSRYLDIIYLPGNGELAVYCAALVGASLGFLWFNSYPAQVFMGDTGSLALGGAIGTLSILIKKEFLLPILGGIFFAESLSVILQRYYFKYTKKKYGEGKRIFKMSPLHHHFELSGIPEPKIVTRFYIVAVILAILTFATFKIR from the coding sequence ATGTTATACTATTTAGCTGAATATATAAATAAAACTTTTAATCCCCCGGGATTTGATGTATTCAGGTTCTTAACCTGGCGCTCGGCGCTTTCAGCAATAACAGCAATGATTATCTGCTTCTGGATAGGTCCTAAAATTTTAAAGATTTTAAAGAAGAAGCATGTTGGCGAAGAAATCAGGCATGACGGACCACAGACACATTTTTCAAAAGCGGGCACGCCAACAATGGGAGGTGTTATAGTACTTCTCGCTATTCTGGTACCTGTGATCTTATGGGCTGATCTGAAAAATACATATATTCTGCTGATACTTTTGGCAACTATCTGGATGGGGCTTGTTGGATTCATTGATGATTACCTGAAGGTTTTCAAAAAAATGAAAAAGGGACTGGTTGCAAGGTATAAGCTTATGAACCAGATAGGTCTTGGAATAGTTGTAGCCTGTTTGATCTATTTTTTACCTGAATTTGATAAAATCAATTCAGTTACAACAATACCGTTCATTAAACAAATTGAATTTGATTTCTCATACTTCTACATACCGCTGATGGTATTCATTATAACCGCAACATCCAATGCTGTGAATTTAACTGACGGTTTGGACGGGCTTGCGATCGGTACAGTAGGTATTGCGGGACTCGCTATCGGGTTGATAGCATATTTATCTGGTAATGAGATCTTCAGCAGGTATCTTGATATAATCTACCTGCCCGGCAACGGTGAGCTTGCTGTTTATTGCGCAGCGCTTGTGGGTGCATCACTCGGATTTTTATGGTTCAACTCTTATCCTGCGCAGGTTTTTATGGGTGATACGGGTTCGCTTGCACTCGGCGGAGCAATTGGAACACTTTCAATCCTGATAAAAAAAGAATTTCTGCTTCCTATACTTGGCGGAATATTTTTTGCGGAGTCGCTTTCAGTAATTTTACAAAGGTATTACTTTAAATACACGAAGAAGAAATACGGTGAAGGGAAGAGAATATTTAAAATGTCGCCGCTGCATCATCATTTTGAACTAAGCGGAATACCTGAGCCGAAAATAGTAACGAGGTTCTATATAGTAGCTGTCATCCTTGCTATATTGACTTTTGCAACATTTAAGATAAGATAA